In the Deinococcus budaensis genome, one interval contains:
- a CDS encoding MarR family winged helix-turn-helix transcriptional regulator, translating into MPTRYPGLPEERAALDAYIKLWRAAHAVEVAAHRHLTDHGLTVSQFGVLEALHHLGPLSQRQLAGKILRSSGNLTMVIDNLERGQLVRRERDPGDRRVINVFLTPGGEALVARVLPDHVRGIREVFAGLDPEELAQLAALSRKLGRSLIGEAAEPAPSARR; encoded by the coding sequence ATGCCCACCCGTTATCCCGGTCTCCCCGAAGAACGCGCCGCGCTGGACGCCTACATCAAGCTGTGGCGGGCCGCGCACGCCGTCGAGGTCGCGGCCCACCGGCACCTGACAGACCACGGCCTGACCGTCAGCCAGTTCGGGGTCCTGGAAGCGCTGCACCACCTCGGCCCCCTCAGCCAGCGGCAACTGGCGGGCAAGATCCTGCGCTCCAGCGGCAACCTGACCATGGTGATCGACAACCTGGAGCGCGGCCAGCTGGTGCGCCGCGAGCGCGATCCCGGGGACCGCCGGGTCATCAACGTCTTCCTGACCCCGGGCGGCGAGGCGCTGGTCGCCCGCGTCCTGCCCGACCACGTGCGCGGCATCCGCGAGGTGTTCGCGGGCCTGGACCCCGAGGAATTGGCTCAGCTCGCCGCCCTCTCGCGCAAGCTGGGGCGCTCGCTGATAGGCGAGGCGGCCGAACCGGCCCCGTCCGCCCGGCGCTGA
- a CDS encoding VOC family protein, producing MTTLSPFPGTSPVQGLHHVTVMASDPQRNIDFYSQTLGQRLVKVTVNFDDPGTYHLYYGDLTGQPGTIMTHFPWPGAKKGVRGNGEVVATAYSAPRGSDQYWEARLREQGFKPTRSERFGQPVLTVEDPDGTWVELVFEDGGAVQPWPASPVPAEHELRGFHSVTAWVRDTGAVRELLVGHLGFTEAGSEPDPEGTRTRFRGSGDGVGLYVDVVERPGQPRGTFGAGSIHHVALRTRDDAEQEAYLTGLTEVGYRPTPVQDRQYFHSIYFREPNSVLFEIATDAPGFPDDEAVEELGKHLKLPAWYEDRRATIEAHVPKIVNREYGSTLGSRDLSAAAPVSPDAVTGIEVHTAGRPLGEARVAAVLLHGRGGTAPDILSLADDLNLSAFAYLAPQAPGNTWYPLSFLAPVEQNQPHLDRALATVDGVLTELERQGIPPQNVVLGGFSQGACLALEYASRSGRPLGGVVALSGGLITLDRAGDLSGVPVFMGVAPDDAHIPLSRFQQSAAHLRSRGAAVDARVYPGLGHSINTDELDAVRTVMQRVAGQV from the coding sequence ATGACGACCCTTTCCCCCTTTCCCGGCACCAGCCCGGTGCAGGGCCTGCATCACGTCACGGTGATGGCCTCCGACCCGCAGCGCAACATCGACTTCTACTCGCAGACGCTGGGGCAGCGGCTGGTGAAGGTGACGGTCAACTTCGACGATCCCGGCACTTACCACTTGTACTACGGCGACCTGACCGGGCAGCCGGGCACGATCATGACCCACTTTCCCTGGCCCGGCGCGAAAAAGGGCGTGCGCGGCAACGGCGAGGTGGTGGCGACCGCCTACAGCGCCCCGCGCGGCAGCGACCAGTACTGGGAGGCCCGGTTGCGCGAGCAGGGTTTCAAGCCGACCCGCTCCGAACGCTTCGGGCAGCCCGTCCTGACGGTCGAAGACCCCGACGGCACCTGGGTCGAACTGGTGTTCGAGGACGGCGGGGCCGTGCAGCCCTGGCCCGCCAGCCCGGTCCCCGCCGAACACGAGCTGCGCGGCTTCCACTCGGTGACCGCCTGGGTGCGCGACACGGGCGCGGTGCGCGAGCTGCTGGTGGGGCACCTCGGCTTCACGGAGGCCGGAAGCGAACCGGACCCCGAGGGCACCCGCACCCGGTTCCGGGGCAGCGGCGACGGCGTGGGCCTGTACGTGGACGTGGTGGAGCGGCCAGGCCAGCCGCGCGGCACCTTCGGCGCGGGCAGCATCCACCACGTCGCCCTGCGGACCCGGGACGACGCCGAGCAGGAGGCGTACCTGACGGGACTGACGGAAGTCGGTTACCGCCCCACCCCCGTGCAGGACCGCCAGTATTTCCACTCCATCTACTTCCGCGAACCCAACAGCGTGCTGTTCGAGATCGCCACCGACGCGCCCGGCTTCCCGGACGACGAGGCAGTGGAGGAACTCGGCAAGCACCTCAAGCTCCCCGCGTGGTACGAGGACCGCCGCGCGACCATCGAGGCGCACGTGCCGAAGATCGTGAACCGCGAGTATGGCAGCACGCTGGGGTCCCGCGACCTGAGCGCCGCCGCGCCCGTCTCGCCCGACGCCGTAACGGGCATCGAGGTTCACACCGCCGGGCGGCCCCTCGGGGAAGCGCGGGTGGCGGCGGTGCTGCTGCACGGGCGGGGGGGAACGGCGCCGGACATCCTCTCGCTGGCGGACGACCTCAACCTCAGCGCCTTCGCGTACCTCGCCCCGCAGGCGCCGGGCAACACCTGGTATCCGCTGTCCTTCCTGGCCCCGGTGGAGCAAAACCAGCCGCACCTCGACCGGGCGCTGGCGACGGTGGACGGGGTGCTGACCGAGCTGGAGCGCCAGGGCATTCCGCCGCAGAACGTGGTGCTGGGCGGCTTCTCGCAGGGGGCGTGCCTCGCGCTGGAATATGCCAGCCGCTCCGGGCGACCCCTGGGGGGCGTGGTGGCCCTCAGCGGCGGGCTGATCACGTTGGACCGGGCGGGCGACCTGTCGGGGGTCCCGGTATTTATGGGCGTGGCCCCCGACGACGCCCATATTCCCCTCTCGCGCTTTCAGCAGAGCGCCGCGCACCTGCGCTCGCGGGGGGCGGCGGTGGACGCCCGGGTCTATCCGGGCCTGGGCCACAGCATCAACACGGACGAGCTGGACGCGGTGCGGACGGTCATGCAGCGGGTGGCGGGACAGGTGTAA
- a CDS encoding DUF2259 domain-containing protein, with product MRREGWVRRGLLALLTLVTTAQAGDRLDVQGVRFSPPGTRALVVTGGVQDGSGFRVAALTVLETATGRTLLSARARSETATVASVVETLLRRERARLAAWGLEQARPARPVYARSFPVQAPVWGEGVRAGASQTTPVRLWTRTVPLRLSVRPLASPCASPELLPPGERPAGFSLTVRDQVVHRDHVLPPGRACAARYTLDRVYVQGNRAVFIVRAYTPGFEGPNADVVPVAARLR from the coding sequence ATGCGGCGAGAAGGGTGGGTCCGGCGGGGGCTGCTGGCCCTGCTCACCCTAGTGACTACGGCCCAGGCAGGTGACCGTCTGGACGTGCAGGGGGTCCGCTTCTCGCCCCCCGGTACCCGCGCCCTGGTCGTGACCGGGGGCGTGCAGGACGGCAGCGGCTTTCGCGTGGCGGCCCTGACGGTGCTGGAAACCGCCACGGGCCGGACCCTGCTCAGCGCCCGCGCCCGCTCGGAGACCGCAACGGTGGCGAGCGTCGTGGAAACCCTGCTGCGGCGCGAGCGGGCACGGCTCGCCGCGTGGGGGCTGGAACAGGCACGTCCCGCCCGGCCGGTGTATGCCCGCTCCTTCCCGGTGCAGGCCCCGGTCTGGGGCGAGGGCGTCCGCGCCGGAGCCAGCCAGACCACCCCGGTGCGGCTGTGGACCCGTACGGTCCCGCTGCGCCTGAGCGTGCGGCCCCTGGCCTCGCCTTGCGCGTCTCCCGAACTGCTCCCGCCCGGCGAGCGGCCCGCCGGATTCAGTCTCACGGTGCGCGATCAGGTGGTTCACCGCGACCACGTTCTGCCTCCTGGCCGCGCCTGCGCCGCCCGTTACACGCTTGACCGGGTGTATGTGCAGGGCAACCGCGCCGTGTTTATCGTGCGGGCCTACACGCCGGGCTTCGAGGGACCGAATGCGGACGTGGTGCCGGTGGCGGCGCGGCTGCGGTAG
- a CDS encoding ComF family protein, which yields MAGVLRALLPRRCPGCEAQLGREAGLCLACRAALRPRVETHSPLSSRPAPHLVTLGAYGGRTRRAVRALKFGGARDLAGALGGALAGGVPAGWQVGAVVPVPLHPGRERQRGFNQSELLGQALGAALGVPCVPALRRTRATAQQARLHAGQRGANLAGAFAVDARRLPPGPVLLLDDVLTTGSTLLACRDALHAAGVGPVYFAVVAR from the coding sequence CTGGCGGGGGTGCTGCGGGCGCTGCTTCCCCGCCGCTGTCCGGGGTGCGAGGCCCAGCTCGGGCGCGAGGCGGGGCTGTGCCTGGCCTGCCGGGCGGCGCTGCGGCCCCGGGTGGAGACGCACTCGCCGCTCTCTTCCCGGCCCGCTCCCCACCTCGTCACGCTGGGGGCGTACGGGGGCCGCACCCGCCGCGCCGTCCGCGCGCTGAAGTTCGGCGGGGCGCGGGACCTGGCGGGCGCGCTGGGCGGGGCGCTGGCCGGGGGCGTTCCGGCCGGGTGGCAGGTGGGCGCGGTCGTGCCGGTCCCGCTGCATCCGGGCCGCGAGCGCCAGCGCGGCTTCAACCAGTCCGAGTTGCTGGGGCAGGCGCTGGGCGCCGCGCTGGGGGTGCCCTGTGTCCCCGCCCTGCGCCGCACCCGCGCCACCGCCCAGCAGGCCCGGCTGCACGCGGGTCAGCGCGGGGCCAACCTCGCCGGAGCCTTTGCCGTGGACGCCCGGCGGTTGCCCCCCGGCCCGGTCCTGCTCCTGGACGATGTGCTCACGACCGGAAGCACCCTGCTGGCCTGCCGGGACGCGCTGCACGCGGCGGGGGTGGGGCCGGTCTACTTCGCGGTGGTGGCGCGCTGA
- a CDS encoding endonuclease, with amino-acid sequence MDIPPEVLEQTQARFIQRDPERGECRERLRSGGPLAADTEARVEARLARLGVPLPDARAVAGGHEDALAVAARLPEEARLGLERVIGANDLVGVAYLDLARAAARAVGRIVLRDARGRAAGYGTGWLCSPRALLTNHHVLEGAEAARSAVIEFDYELRPDGTLRDRVTLGLDPAALFVTSETLDYSLVAVQGDTSAFGWLPLFGSTGKALVGEALSIVQHPSGEPKQIALRENRLVDLLPDFLHYETDTAPGSSGSPVFNDAWEVVALHHSGVPRRDAQGRLLRRGGQPAQPGDPDTLLDWIANEGVRVSRIVEDLRRRPDAAGNALVAEVLAAHRPALAAPLTVAPAAQVSPAQGGPEAARVLDLGTVTVGEGGVATLPVTLRLRVGGGEAGRPAGPGPARPYLDPADAEQAAAYYAGRPEGGTPQARFLALSDLVTRTHTRPLGYDPADDLYPWVDLWPDGRLRSLYSAREHTPEELIQADRAVQERRLTLAAREGLNVDALEAALPYNCEHVVPQSWFGKREPMRGDLHHLFACEPDCNSFRGNTPYFDFPDYGEALRSDCGRRDPGEFEPAHGKGAAARATLYFLLRYPGVVRQYGERHLQTLLAWHAAEPPGDWERHRNAAIFEKQGNRNPLIDHPGWAGEVAFSEGLGR; translated from the coding sequence ATGGACATTCCGCCTGAGGTACTGGAGCAGACGCAGGCCCGCTTCATCCAGCGCGACCCCGAGCGCGGGGAGTGCCGCGAGCGGCTGAGAAGCGGGGGACCGCTCGCTGCCGACACGGAGGCGCGGGTGGAGGCCCGCCTGGCCCGCCTGGGGGTGCCGCTGCCCGACGCCCGGGCGGTGGCGGGGGGCCACGAGGACGCCCTGGCCGTCGCGGCCCGCCTGCCCGAGGAGGCCCGGCTGGGGCTGGAGCGGGTGATCGGCGCCAACGATCTGGTGGGGGTGGCCTACCTCGACCTGGCGCGGGCGGCGGCGCGGGCGGTGGGGCGCATCGTCTTGCGGGACGCGCGGGGCCGCGCCGCCGGGTACGGGACCGGCTGGCTGTGCAGCCCCCGCGCCCTGCTGACCAACCACCACGTGCTGGAGGGGGCCGAGGCTGCCCGCAGCGCCGTGATCGAGTTCGACTACGAGCTGCGCCCGGACGGCACCCTGCGCGACCGGGTGACGCTCGGCCTCGACCCGGCGGCGCTTTTCGTGACCTCGGAGACGCTGGACTATTCGCTGGTGGCGGTGCAGGGCGACACCTCGGCGTTCGGCTGGCTGCCCCTGTTCGGCAGCACCGGCAAGGCGCTGGTGGGCGAGGCGCTGAGCATCGTGCAGCACCCTTCCGGCGAACCCAAGCAGATCGCGCTGCGCGAGAACCGGCTGGTGGACCTGCTGCCCGACTTTCTGCACTACGAGACCGACACCGCGCCGGGGTCGAGCGGCAGCCCCGTTTTCAACGACGCCTGGGAGGTCGTGGCGCTGCACCACAGCGGCGTGCCGCGCCGGGACGCCCAGGGCCGCCTGCTGCGCCGGGGCGGCCAGCCCGCGCAGCCCGGCGACCCCGACACCCTGCTCGACTGGATCGCCAACGAGGGCGTGCGCGTCAGCCGCATCGTGGAGGACCTGCGCCGCCGCCCGGACGCGGCCGGAAATGCGCTGGTCGCGGAGGTGCTCGCCGCCCACCGCCCGGCGCTGGCCGCCCCGCTGACGGTCGCCCCGGCCGCGCAAGTCTCCCCGGCGCAGGGTGGACCCGAGGCCGCCCGCGTCCTCGACCTGGGCACGGTGACGGTCGGGGAGGGCGGCGTGGCGACCCTGCCCGTCACCCTGCGCCTGCGGGTGGGCGGGGGAGAGGCGGGGCGGCCCGCTGGGCCTGGCCCCGCACGCCCCTACCTTGACCCCGCCGACGCGGAGCAAGCGGCGGCGTACTACGCGGGGCGGCCGGAGGGCGGGACCCCCCAGGCCCGCTTCCTGGCCCTCTCGGACCTCGTGACGCGCACCCACACGCGGCCCCTGGGCTACGACCCGGCGGACGACCTGTACCCCTGGGTGGACCTCTGGCCCGACGGCCGGCTGCGCAGCCTCTACTCGGCCCGCGAGCACACGCCGGAGGAACTGATTCAGGCCGACCGGGCCGTGCAGGAGCGCCGCCTGACCCTGGCCGCCCGCGAGGGCCTGAACGTGGACGCGCTGGAAGCGGCGCTGCCGTACAACTGCGAACATGTCGTGCCGCAGTCGTGGTTCGGCAAGCGCGAGCCGATGCGCGGCGACCTGCACCACCTCTTTGCCTGCGAACCGGACTGCAATTCCTTCCGGGGCAACACGCCGTACTTCGACTTTCCCGACTACGGCGAGGCCCTCAGAAGCGATTGCGGGCGGCGCGACCCCGGCGAGTTCGAACCCGCCCACGGCAAGGGGGCGGCGGCCCGCGCGACCCTCTATTTTTTGCTGCGCTACCCCGGGGTGGTGCGCCAGTACGGGGAGCGCCACCTCCAGACCCTGCTGGCCTGGCACGCGGCCGAGCCGCCCGGCGACTGGGAGCGCCACCGCAACGCCGCCATCTTCGAGAAGCAGGGCAACCGCAATCCGCTGATCGACCACCCCGGGTGGGCCGGGGAGGTGGCTTTCAGCGAGGGGCTGGGGCGCTAG
- the serS gene encoding serine--tRNA ligase, translating into MLDLKFIRENPDAVKRAIEVKGVALDLDELLRLDRDLVAMKQQVEALQTERNANAKLVPRAAPDERPALIQKGKDLGEELKGLEPQLRAHEDRLHQLLLRVPNIPHSSVPVGRDDSENVELRREGTLPEFAFSPLDHVELLERQGWSDPERVARVSGSRSYLLKGDAVMLEMAVLTFALGFLRGRGLEPLSTTALVRPEAFVGSGHFPGGEDQVYKIEGDALMLAGTSEVPVNSLYAGEQLSYQQLPLAFAAISAAFRSEAGSAGRDVRGLIRVHEFRKVEQYVMTRADEAEALDWFARILDNAEALLRALELPYRVVQNCTGDMGAGKVLMYDLETWVPSEGLYRETHSCSYLGDWQARRTGLRYRDEQGKLVYAHTLNNTGVAAPRILVPFLENHQQADGTIRVPAALRPYLGGREVLGTAVRDVATA; encoded by the coding sequence ATGCTCGACCTCAAGTTCATCCGCGAGAATCCAGATGCCGTGAAACGCGCCATCGAGGTCAAGGGCGTGGCGCTGGATCTGGACGAATTGCTGCGGCTCGACCGCGACCTCGTGGCGATGAAGCAGCAGGTCGAAGCCCTTCAGACCGAGCGCAACGCCAACGCCAAGCTGGTGCCCAGGGCCGCCCCCGACGAGCGTCCCGCCTTGATCCAGAAGGGCAAGGACCTGGGCGAGGAACTCAAGGGGCTGGAGCCTCAACTCCGTGCCCACGAGGACAGGCTGCACCAGCTTCTCCTGCGCGTGCCCAACATCCCGCACAGCTCGGTGCCCGTCGGCCGGGACGACTCGGAGAACGTCGAACTGCGCCGCGAAGGCACGCTCCCCGAGTTCGCCTTTTCGCCCCTCGACCACGTCGAACTGCTGGAACGCCAGGGCTGGAGCGATCCCGAGCGGGTGGCGCGGGTGTCGGGCAGCCGCTCGTATCTGTTGAAAGGCGACGCGGTGATGCTGGAGATGGCGGTGCTGACCTTTGCGCTTGGTTTCCTGCGCGGGCGCGGGCTGGAGCCGCTGAGCACGACCGCGCTGGTGCGCCCCGAAGCCTTCGTGGGATCGGGCCATTTTCCGGGCGGCGAGGATCAGGTCTACAAGATCGAGGGCGACGCGCTGATGCTGGCCGGAACTTCCGAGGTGCCCGTCAACAGCCTCTACGCGGGCGAGCAGCTCTCGTACCAGCAACTGCCGCTCGCCTTTGCCGCGATCAGCGCCGCCTTTCGCAGCGAGGCGGGGTCGGCGGGGCGGGACGTGCGCGGGCTGATCCGCGTCCACGAGTTCCGCAAGGTCGAGCAGTACGTGATGACCCGCGCCGACGAGGCCGAGGCCCTGGACTGGTTCGCCCGCATTCTGGACAACGCCGAAGCGCTGCTGCGGGCGCTGGAGCTGCCCTACCGGGTCGTGCAGAACTGCACCGGCGACATGGGCGCGGGCAAGGTCCTGATGTACGACCTCGAAACGTGGGTGCCCAGCGAGGGGCTGTACCGCGAGACCCACTCCTGCTCGTACCTGGGCGACTGGCAGGCCCGCCGCACCGGCCTGCGCTACCGCGACGAACAGGGCAAGCTGGTCTACGCCCATACCCTCAACAACACCGGGGTCGCCGCCCCGCGCATCCTGGTGCCCTTCCTCGAAAACCACCAGCAGGCCGACGGAACCATCCGCGTTCCGGCGGCGCTGAGGCCGTATCTGGGTGGGCGCGAGGTGTTAGGGACGGCGGTGCGCGACGTGGCGACGGCGTAG
- the gatC gene encoding Asp-tRNA(Asn)/Glu-tRNA(Gln) amidotransferase subunit GatC produces MIDAAQVSHLAHLARLELTPQERETMRHDLNTILGHFEQLSAVDTTGVEEMQRPVALVNVLRDDVPGEVFGAGVVAALAPEMEGGFVRVPRTVETD; encoded by the coding sequence ATGATTGATGCGGCGCAAGTTTCCCATCTCGCCCACCTCGCGCGGCTGGAATTGACCCCGCAGGAGCGGGAGACGATGCGGCACGACCTGAACACCATCCTGGGCCATTTCGAGCAGCTCAGCGCGGTGGACACCACCGGGGTGGAGGAGATGCAGCGCCCGGTCGCCCTGGTCAATGTGCTGCGGGACGACGTGCCCGGCGAGGTGTTCGGCGCCGGGGTGGTCGCCGCCCTGGCCCCCGAGATGGAGGGCGGCTTCGTCCGCGTTCCCCGCACCGTGGAGACGGACTGA
- a CDS encoding protease complex subunit PrcB family protein, whose product MTARLLLSLTLTLGTCASAQGVTAIPATPPGAPAPTAPTTASPTADPQYRSGYRLSQLQAASAALEGLPGLTAKEIDTAQGRVRVSVGTAVQRVAVLQRLSAAGLPSGIVTYTTSTGGATGTVTETPTAPTPSAPPAATPPVGTTDPIITPVSGGRVPVTELASGTNAAQTAPAVQLATTPGALGTLYRVAYGNQTGAPPVPTLRADETVVGVFLGQRPTGGYSVRVTGASGQGETLTLTVEVRAPGAGAITTQALTSPWTLVRVPGSFRDVRLVDAAGRPVQLGTGGGLIR is encoded by the coding sequence ATGACCGCCAGACTGCTGCTCTCCCTGACCCTGACCCTGGGCACCTGCGCCTCGGCCCAGGGCGTGACCGCCATTCCCGCCACGCCGCCCGGCGCGCCCGCGCCCACGGCGCCCACCACGGCCAGCCCCACGGCGGACCCGCAGTACCGCTCGGGCTACCGGCTCTCGCAGCTTCAGGCCGCCTCCGCCGCGCTGGAGGGCCTGCCGGGCCTGACCGCCAAGGAGATCGATACGGCGCAGGGCCGCGTGCGGGTGAGCGTGGGGACGGCCGTGCAGCGCGTGGCCGTGCTGCAACGCCTGTCGGCGGCGGGGCTGCCGAGCGGCATCGTGACCTACACGACGAGCACGGGGGGCGCGACCGGAACGGTGACCGAGACGCCGACCGCGCCCACGCCCAGCGCCCCGCCCGCCGCAACGCCCCCGGTGGGCACCACCGACCCCATCATCACGCCCGTCTCCGGAGGCCGCGTGCCCGTGACCGAACTCGCCAGCGGCACCAACGCCGCCCAGACCGCCCCTGCCGTGCAGCTCGCCACCACCCCGGGCGCCCTGGGCACCCTGTACCGGGTCGCCTACGGCAACCAGACCGGCGCCCCTCCCGTCCCCACCCTGCGCGCCGACGAGACGGTGGTCGGCGTTTTCCTGGGCCAGCGGCCCACCGGGGGCTACAGCGTGCGGGTGACCGGGGCGAGCGGACAGGGCGAGACGCTGACGCTGACGGTGGAGGTGCGCGCACCGGGGGCGGGGGCGATCACCACCCAGGCGCTGACCAGCCCCTGGACCCTGGTGCGGGTGCCGGGCAGCTTCCGCGACGTGAGGCTGGTGGACGCGGCGGGCCGCCCGGTGCAGCTCGGCACGGGCGGCGGCCTGATCCGCTGA
- a CDS encoding toxic anion resistance protein has product MSADKPGPLTPPESLLKAPEAVAPVQADDAPEMVPLSPEDRARLDTLARAFVEDVLHAGTHSPDFKRKLDAVHDLGAPEQRAAAQVSSRMLERPLRATRAGALAEGSDILKGLTDLRRTVEDLDPSRTPTVRGFFGKLPGGRKAQNALDRYQSAQSHLNAILESLYRSQDELRRDNASIETEKVHLWETMQKLRQYAHVGKAVDEALTTRLDSLAQSDPEKARIVREELLFAVRQRVTDLLTQLAVGIQGYLALDLVRRNNIELIKGVDRATTTTVSALRTAIMVAQALGTQQAVLGQVTALNDTTGRMIGSTASLLRQQSTEIQKQAGSATVDPQVIQNAFREVYGALDAISTYRAQALDRFKDTIQVLDREVGQAQSYLDRERQRTSRDVAQGLNVTEQGDLKL; this is encoded by the coding sequence ATGAGCGCCGACAAGCCCGGTCCCCTGACGCCGCCCGAGTCCCTGCTGAAGGCCCCCGAGGCCGTGGCCCCGGTGCAGGCGGACGACGCGCCCGAGATGGTGCCCCTTTCCCCCGAGGACCGCGCCCGGCTCGACACGCTGGCGCGCGCCTTTGTGGAAGACGTGCTGCACGCGGGCACCCACAGCCCCGACTTCAAGCGCAAGCTCGACGCGGTGCATGACCTCGGCGCGCCCGAGCAGCGCGCGGCGGCGCAGGTGTCGAGCCGGATGCTGGAGCGCCCGCTGCGGGCGACCCGCGCCGGGGCCCTGGCCGAGGGCAGCGACATCCTGAAGGGCCTGACCGACCTGCGCCGCACGGTCGAGGACCTCGACCCCAGCCGCACGCCCACCGTGCGCGGTTTCTTCGGCAAGCTGCCGGGGGGCCGCAAGGCGCAGAACGCGCTCGACCGCTACCAGAGTGCGCAGAGCCACCTCAACGCGATTCTGGAGTCGCTCTACCGCTCGCAAGACGAGCTGCGGCGCGACAACGCCAGCATCGAGACCGAGAAGGTCCACCTCTGGGAGACGATGCAGAAGCTGCGGCAGTACGCCCACGTCGGCAAGGCGGTGGACGAGGCGCTGACCACCCGGCTCGACAGCCTGGCGCAGAGTGACCCCGAAAAGGCCCGCATCGTCCGTGAGGAGCTGCTGTTCGCGGTGCGCCAGCGCGTGACCGACCTGCTGACCCAGCTCGCGGTGGGCATTCAGGGCTACCTCGCGCTCGACCTGGTGCGGCGCAACAACATCGAACTCATCAAGGGCGTGGACCGGGCGACCACCACGACGGTCAGTGCCTTGCGGACCGCCATCATGGTCGCGCAGGCGCTGGGCACCCAGCAGGCGGTGCTGGGGCAGGTCACGGCGCTCAACGACACGACGGGGCGCATGATCGGCTCGACCGCCAGCCTGCTGCGGCAGCAGTCCACCGAGATCCAGAAGCAGGCGGGCAGCGCTACCGTGGACCCGCAGGTCATCCAGAACGCCTTCCGCGAGGTGTACGGGGCGCTCGACGCGATCAGCACCTACCGCGCCCAGGCCCTCGACCGTTTCAAGGACACCATCCAGGTCCTCGACCGCGAGGTGGGGCAGGCCCAGAGCTACCTCGACCGCGAACGCCAGCGCACCTCAAGAGACGTGGCGCAGGGGCTGAACGTGACCGAGCAGGGCGACCTGAAGTTGTGA
- a CDS encoding uridine kinase produces the protein MSLRTALLRALADRLEPQPAAPVLRVAVDGVDGAGKTTFADELAGVLRERGRTVIRASVDGFHAPREVRYRRGRTSPEGFYRDSYDLAGLRSALLDPLGPGGSGRYRTSIFDHTTDSPVHPPEEVAPPGSVLIFDGLFLHRPELRDVWDDSVFLHVPFGVSVPRGAARGPGYGSPDPHAASNRRYVEGHRLYFREADPSGRAGVVVDNTDLAAPFVVRASALA, from the coding sequence GTGAGCCTCCGCACAGCACTGCTGCGCGCTCTGGCTGACCGCCTGGAACCCCAGCCCGCCGCCCCGGTCCTGCGCGTCGCCGTGGATGGGGTGGACGGCGCGGGCAAGACCACCTTCGCGGATGAGCTGGCGGGCGTGCTGCGGGAGAGGGGCCGGACGGTGATCCGCGCCTCGGTGGACGGCTTCCACGCGCCACGCGAGGTGCGTTACCGCCGGGGCCGAACCTCACCGGAGGGGTTCTACCGGGACTCCTATGACCTCGCGGGGTTGCGCTCGGCGCTGCTGGACCCGCTGGGACCGGGCGGGTCGGGGCGCTACCGCACGTCGATCTTCGACCACACCACCGACTCGCCCGTGCATCCACCGGAAGAGGTCGCCCCACCCGGAAGCGTTCTGATTTTCGACGGCCTTTTCCTGCACCGCCCGGAGTTGCGCGACGTGTGGGACGACTCGGTCTTCCTGCATGTGCCGTTCGGGGTCTCGGTGCCGCGCGGCGCCGCGCGGGGGCCGGGGTACGGCTCACCCGACCCGCACGCGGCCTCCAACCGGCGGTATGTGGAGGGCCATCGCCTGTATTTCCGCGAGGCCGACCCCTCCGGGCGCGCGGGCGTGGTGGTGGACAACACCGACCTGGCCGCGCCTTTTGTCGTCCGGGCCTCTGCCCTGGCCTGA
- a CDS encoding phosphoribosyltransferase, protein MPQPPFLHRQDAGQQLAARLASLHDWPDTTVLALPRGGVPVASEVAAVLGAPLDVFVVRKLGLPGHEEVAMGAVASGGVRVLNDDLVRRAGVTPEALAAVEIRERAELARRERVYREGRTPAPVAGRTALLVDDGVATGATLRAGVTALRALSPARVVVAVPVAPPNACRTLRTLADGVVCLLTPPDFRAVGQFYRDFAQTSDGEVRDLLARHARPQESP, encoded by the coding sequence ATGCCCCAGCCTCCCTTTCTTCACCGCCAGGACGCCGGACAGCAGCTCGCCGCCCGGCTCGCCTCGCTGCACGACTGGCCGGACACGACCGTCCTCGCGCTGCCGCGCGGCGGGGTACCGGTGGCCTCCGAGGTCGCGGCCGTGCTGGGCGCGCCGCTGGACGTGTTCGTGGTCCGCAAGCTGGGGTTGCCGGGCCACGAGGAGGTGGCGATGGGCGCCGTCGCCTCGGGCGGGGTGCGGGTACTCAACGACGATCTGGTGCGCCGCGCGGGCGTCACGCCGGAAGCCCTCGCGGCGGTGGAGATCCGCGAACGCGCCGAACTCGCCCGCCGCGAACGCGTCTACCGCGAGGGCCGCACGCCGGCGCCGGTCGCGGGCCGCACCGCGCTGCTCGTGGACGACGGCGTGGCGACCGGGGCCACCCTGCGGGCCGGGGTGACGGCCCTGCGCGCCCTGTCCCCCGCGCGGGTGGTCGTCGCCGTGCCCGTGGCCCCGCCGAACGCCTGCCGCACGCTGAGGACCCTGGCCGACGGGGTGGTCTGCCTGCTCACCCCGCCCGACTTCCGGGCGGTCGGCCAGTTCTACCGCGACTTTGCCCAGACCAGCGACGGCGAGGTGCGGGACCTGCTGGCCCGCCACGCCCGTCCCCAGGAGTCACCATGA